A stretch of DNA from Candidatus Pseudomonas phytovorans:
CAGGTGGCTGGTCAGTTCGGCCCAGCAATGCTGGCGGATCTGCTCCAGCACCTTGGCGCTGGGCGGCGTGCCGCGAAAATGCGCAGGCTGCAACTTGCGTGCGGCATCGATGGTGGCCTTGGGCAGAAACGCCTGGAAGATCAGCCCACAGGCGGTGTTGTCGATGGGCAGGATATCGCCCAATGCCAGCGGGTTGATCGAGAAATAGGCACTGCGGTACCACCGCACCAGCGTCGGGCCACGGTCGGTCCAGATCGCCACCCCACCGCTGGCGGCATGCCGCTGGGCCAGCCCCTTCATGTGCTGGGCGGCAATTTCAACAGCATCCACACGCTTGAGGGCGCCGATGCCGATGCTGAGCGCGGCCGGACCCAGGTCGTACAGCGCGCTGGCAGGGTCCTGCTTGGCCAGCCCCTCCTTCACCAGGCTCTGCAGGTAGCGGTGCGCCGTGGAACCGCCAGTACCGGTGCGGCGGGCCACCTCACCCAGGCTCAGTTCATTCTCCGCATTGGCCAGCACATTCAGGAACCGCGCAGCGATCGACACCGACTGGATGGTGCCGGAACGCTTCTCGCCCGGGCTTTCCGGCTCCGTGTCGGCGGGGGACTGCAAAGTGTTCAACGGGGCTATCTCCTCATTTCTGATTATCCGGCCAGGCGCCATCACGGTGGCCGGTTAGCGCGGCTGCCTATCATACCGCCAGCAACCCCGGCCTGGCGCGGGCGCTGGTAAACGCAGGCACCACCATACCACTTTGAGGAATAGATTCTTTATTGCGGAATGCAATGGCACCGTGATACCTTGCGCCGCAAACGAGGATCGTTCTCATTTGGAGGTTGTCTTGAAGTACCCTGCGCAACGCTCGATCAGCCATGGATTCGGTGTGCTGACCCTGTCTACCCTGCTTGCTGCACCCCACGCCCTGGCCGAACAAGCCCCCACTGCCGGTAGCTCGCAACTGGTCCTTAGCCCTGTGCTGGTCAGCGGCGAAAAGGTCGAACGAGACCTGCGCAACACCGCCTCGTCGGTGTCGGTGAAAAGCGCCAGCGAACTCGACAGCCTCAAGACCGGCAACGCCTCGGTGCACGAAGTGCTCAACGACGTGCCCAACGTGATCTACACCGACACGGTGGGCGCGCCGATCATTCGCGGCCAGGACACCCAGGGCCCGAACAACGGTGCCAACGTGTTCTGGGGCGGCACCGTGCCGCGTGCCACCATCAACCTCGATGGGCACTACCTGAATTACAACGAGATGTACTTTGGCGCACCGTCGGTGTGGGACGTAGACAGCATCGAGGTGTATCGCGGCCCGCAAACCACCAGCCAAGGCGCCAACGCCATCGCCGGCGCCATCGTGGTCAAGACCAAGGACCCGACCTTTGACCCCGAGGCGGCCTACCAGGCCGAGATCGGCAGCTATCACTCGCGGCGCAGTTCGCTGGCAGTGTCTGGCCCACTCACCGACAACCTCGCCGGGCGCCTGGCGCTGGACTATTCGGCGCGCGACACCTTCATCGACTACACCAACCCCTCGTTTGCCAGCCACAACACCGACCAGGATTTCCGCGCCCTGAACCTGCGCGGCAAACTGCTGTGGCTGCCCGCAGCGGTACCCGGCCTGGGCCTGAAGTACACCTTCACCCACGGTGATTCCAACCGCCCCACCCAGGAAGCGGCCTCGCGGCCATTCCACGACCTGAACCACACCGGCGCCACCATGCCCAGCTGGCATCAGCAGAGCAACACGCACATTGTCGACGTGGATTACGAGCTGGATAACGGCATGAAGCTGTTCAACCAGACCCAGTACTCGCTGTCCAACGTGCACCGGGTGATTGGCGTGGCGAACGGCGGCGACGCCGACATCCGGCAGAAAAACTTCTCCAACGAAAGCCGCATCACCTTCGGCGAGCAGCAAGACACCCTGAGCGGCATGGCAGGCCTGTACCTGGCACGCACCGACTCGGACGAAGTCCTGTACTACGGCGGCATCTCTGACTTCGACGACACCAAGCGCAACCTGGGCGTATTCGGCGAAGTCAGCTACCGCCTGAGTGACCGCTGGACGCTCACCACCGCCTTGCGCCTGCAACAGGACCAGATCCAGCGCAGCGGCACCTCGCCGTTCGCCGCCAACGGGCTGGACTACGACAAGACCTTTACCGCACTGCTGCCCAAAGTGTCGCTGGCCTACGCCCTGACCCCACAATGGACCGTCGGCGGTATGGTCAGCCGCGGCTACAACCCGGGCGGCGTGTCGCTGAACCTGAGCAGCAAGCGCTTCGAGGAATTCGACGATGAGCGCATGTGGAACTACGAGCTGTTCGCCCGCGCCAGCCTGCTGGACGACCGCCTGCACCTGAACGCCAACCTGTTCTACATGGACATGCAGGATGCCCAGTACAACATCCCGGTGGTGCTTGCCTCTGGCCTGACCCAGTCCTACACCATCAACGCCGAGAAGGCCCATGCCTATGGTTTCGAGCTGTCGGCGGACTACCGGGTGCTGGACAACCTGACCCTCAAGGCCAGCGCCGGTGCCCTGCAAACCCGCATCGACGACATCGACGCCAACAGCAGCTACGCCGGCAACGAATTTGCCCGCTCACCCGGCTACACCGTCAGCTTCGGCCCGAGCTGGGACATTACCGACCGCCTGAATCTCAATGCCCAGGTGCGGCACATCGACGGCTACTACTCGGACGTGGCCAACACCAAGAGCTATGCCATCGATGGCTACACCGTGGCCGATGCGCGCATGAGCTACCGCTTCAGCAATCAGGTACAGGTGTACACCTACGTCAAGAACGTGTTTGACGAGCGTACCCCGACCTACATGCAGACCAACCGGGGCATCGGCGGTATCGAAGCGAGCATGACCGAGCCGCGTACCTTGGGTGTAGGCATCAAAGGCGCCTTCTGAAACCAACCGGGGGCCGCTCTGCGCCCCTTCGCGGGCACGCTCGCTCCCACATGGATCGCACTGAACCTGTGGGAGCGGGCGTGCCCGCGAAGGGGCGCAAAGCGGCCCCAAATGTTCAATAGCCAGCAACCGGAGACCCTGATGACATTCAACAAAGGCCTGCACATTGGCATGTCGCTTGCCCCCACCTGGCTCAGCGGCGAGGGCTGGCGGCGTGCCGACAGCCGCGTCGAAACACTGTTCGGCAGCGACTTCGCCATGGACATCGCCCGCCGCTCCGAAGCCGCGCACCTGGACTTCGTGTTCCGCCCCGACGTCAGTTGCGTGGTGGCCGACGCCCTGGAAAGCGGCTCGGGCTTCACCAGCCTCGACCCCACCTTGCTACTGGCCGCGCTCACCCGCGAGACCAGTCGTATCGGCCTGGTGTCGACTGTTTCGACCACCTTCTTCCCCCCCTACCTGGTCGCGCGTCAGCTGCAGTCGCTGAACTGGCTGAGCCAAGGCCGGGTCGGCTGGAACATCGTCACCGCCCTGCAAGGCCACGAGAACTTCGGCCTGGCGGCCATGCCCAGCGCCGAAGAGCGCTATGCCCGCGCCGCCGAGTTCACCGAGGTGGTGCAGCGGTTGTGGCGCAGCTTCCCACAGCAGGCCCTGCGCATCGACCGCGAGAACGGTGTTTACGCCGACCCGGCGCAGGTTCAGCCAATCAACCACCAAGGCGACTTCCTGCAGGTGCAGGGCCCGCTCAACCTGCCCGAACAGGGCGCACGCATCCCGCTGATCCAGGCCGGGGCGTCCGACAGTGGTCGTGACTTCGCTGCCCGCGTCGCTGATATCGTTTTCGCCCCGACCCCCGACCAGGCCGCAGCCGCGGACCTGCGCCGCGACCTGTCACGTCGCGCGCAAAAGCATGGCCGCGAGGCCGACGATGTTCGCCTGCTGCCCGGCCTGAGCCTATACCTGGCGCCCACTCGCCAGCAGGCACGCGAACTGTTCATGGAAACCCACGCCCGGGTGGACAAGGCACGCAAGTACGCTGCGATCGAGAAGATGATCGGCATCGACCTGGCCAACTGGCCAAGTGACCGGCGCATTCATGCTGCCGACCTGCCGCCACTGCAGCTGCTGCCCGGCGCCAGCCGGACTCATGTGAGCCTGCTACGGCGCTTGATCGAACGTGAGTCGCTGCTGCCAGAAGAACTGCTGATGCGCCCGGAAGTGTTGTCGGCGGCGCACTGGCAAGTGATTGGTACGGTCGATGATGCCGTAGCTGAAATTGCCGACTGGGCCGAAGCGGGGGTGATGGATGGCTTCATTGCCGCACCGGGGGGCTCGTTTGGCTCGGTGTACAGCTTTCTGGATGAAGTGGTGCCACGACTGGTGGAGCGCAGGTTGTTTCGCGACCGGTATCACGGGGCTACGTTTGCCGAGCATCTGCAGCGGTATTGAAGGACCCAAGGGGCTGCTGCGCAGCCCCGAACAATCTCAAGGCACCTTCTTTCCTTCCACTGCCTTCACGGTTTCAATCAATTTGTCGAACTTGCGGTTCAACTGGGCGAACTTCTTGTCGCTCTCGGCGCGGGCCTTTATGTTGTCCACCGAACTGGCCTTGTCGGCAATGGTCACCACCGTCCAGTCCCAGTCCTTGGACACCCAGTAAACCAGCTCACCGTCCGCTGAAAACGCTTCGAGCCGGCCGCTATCCGGCACCGGCCTGGCGTCCTTGGTCATCGGCAGCAGTTGCTGAACCCGTGCCTCGTCGGTGGTATCCAGCTGCACCTCCACCTGGCGCAATTGGTCGGCCTCGTTGAACACTGCCTTGACTTGAGAGATGGCGATACCGCCCAGGTTGTAATCACCCTTCGGCTTGGCGCCCTGATAGAACTCGGTGGGAACCTGGTAGTGATACCCGGTGAAATGCTCTAGCTCGCCGAACTGCTGCTGCAGAATGGCCAGGGCCTGGGACTTGGGCATGCCCAGAGTGAACTCGCCAACTTCGAGCGCCGACCAGGCTTGCAGGGGGAAAACCGCGCAGGCGAACAGAAGCGGTAAGGTCCGTTTCATGGGGTAGTCTTCCTTGAAAATAGCCCGTCAACCTACCCCCTGCACGGCGATCAGACAATACTGGCAGGGTGCCAAGCCCACCCTGCCCCGGCGTCAGGCCACCGCTTTCTCGACACGCTGCGCCGCTTCCAGCTTGCGCACCAAAGGCAGCACATGCTCGCCGAAGTACGCCACTTCCTCCTGGAAATGCAGGAACCCGGAGAGGATCAAGTCCACCCCCACTGCCTTCAGCGCTACGATGCGTTCGGCAATTTGCTGCGGCGTGCCGATCAGGTTGGTCTTGAAGCCATCGTTGTACTGCACCAGGTCCTCGAAGCTGGACTTGGCCCAGTTGCCCTCGCCCTCCGGGCTGGCGGCACCGGCGTGCTTCACCTCTTGGCCAAACGCCCGCACCGCCTCGGGGTTGGCCTTGTCGATGATCTCTTGCAGCACCGCACGGGCATCTTCCTCGGTGTCGCGGGCGATGATGAAGGCATTCACTCCAACCTTGACCGAGTGCCCATTGGCGGCGGCCTTGGCGCGGATGTCCTCGACCTGGGCCTTGATCCCTTCGACGCTGTTGCCGTTGGTGAAGTACCAGTCCGACACCCGCGCAGCCATGTCCCGCGCCGCGCGCGAGCTGCCGCCCTGGAAGATCTCCGGGTGCGGTTGCTGCAGCGGCTTGGGTTTGAGGTTGTAGTTACGGAAGCGATAAAAGTCGCCGTTGAAAGTGAAGTTGTCCTGCGTCCAGATGCCCTTGAGTGCGCGGATGAATTCTTCGGAGCGGCGATAGCGCTCGTCATGGTCCAGCCAAGGTTCGCCGATGGCATGGAACTCGCCCTTGAACCAGCCCGAGACCACGTTGATGGCGATACGGCCGTTGGTGAACTGGTCGATGCTTGCCAACTGCTTGGCGGCCAGCGTCGGGCTCCACGGGCCAGGCAGGATGGCGGCGATGACCTTGAGCTTTTCAGTGGCGGCCAACAGCGCATGGCTGATGGTGACCGACTCGTGCTGGTTGTCGGCGCCGTAGCCAGCGGTGAAACGGATTTGCGACAGGGCATAGTCGAAGCCGGATTTTTCAGCGATTTGCGCAAGCTTGCGGTTGTAATCGATGTCCCAGCTGGTGCGCTGCTCGATGGTGCTGACCACCAGGCCACCGCTGACGTTGGGGACCCAATAGGCGAACTTGATCGGGGTGTGGCTCATGGGGTGGCTCCTTGAGAGTCTTGGGGTTCAAGGAGATAGGAGCAGCAAGCGTGCCAACGGCTGGATGGGTTTATTTTCAATGAGTTGGCGATAAGAGGCAGCGATGCTGGCTGCATGTGATCAAACACGCTGTCGGATCACTGTTGCCTGCGCAACATCGCCGCTTGCTGCTAGCTCACCGGCTTCTGCGCATGCCCGCATGGAGCATGCCTCCATCAAAGAGCCAACCGCGCCAGCCGCTGCAGAGCCAGAATCACCTCATCATCCCGAGCCTCAAGGATATCCGCCTGAATAAGGGCGATCACCGCTTTCAGCAACTCGGTCTGGTTCATCTCGGTTTGCTGCTGAAGCGCGAGCATGTCCTTTGCCATGTGCGGATTAACCTTCATCGACAGCCGCCGGGTCGCATTGGAACGCGCAAGCCCGCGCCGCGCCAGCTGTTCATCCAGCGCCTGGATGAACGCCAGGTGCGCAGCCTGCAATTGCCCGCACTGCTTCACCTGCGCCAACTGCTGAAAATAGTGGGCAAGGAACAACTTGCGCAAATTGGCCCCCGCTTCGTTAGTGACTGCATGCATGGCCGCATCCAGCACGTCCACGTAGACGGCCGGCAAACGCGCCTCGATAGACTTGAACTGCTGCATGCGCGCCTCGTGAATGGCTGGCGTGGATTGCGGTGGAAGCGCGACCACAGCCTCGCAACGGGTACACACGCCCACCAGAATGTCCTTGGCCTTCCCTTTGCCATCGCTGAACGGTACATCCCGGCGGGTATAGCGAGTGGGCACCACTGCCTGGCAGTGCTCGCACAGTGCTTCTCCGCTATCCCCTTCCAACAGAATCTTCATGATCTGGGTACTCACTGATGAACGCTTATGAACCAGGTCTCTGGTTCGATAAAAAAGAACTTGATGTACCAGCCATCCCGTCTGAGTACATGCACCTCGATGGCAGCGACAGCGTGGTGAGGGCTGCTTGCGTGGTGAATGCCCCGGCATGAGCGAATGACGTCGGCAACCTCGCGGGCTGACACCTCCCCTGTGGCCAGCAGGTTCTTGATATCGATCTCCCCCCGAGAAACATGTTGGTATTCCCCTGCTTCGAGCGCCGCCATCACCGCGCGCTGTGCCTCCCTGAAGCCGAATTTCATAGCTCATCCTTGCCAATACGAAAATCATCGTACAAAAACCAAATCAAATCTACCGTTAGCGATGCCAACGCGACCAGCGGTGCGCCTATCGATTCGAGCGATAACCCGGAACACGCATGAACTATGGCCCTGAAAGCCGCAAGATGCCGCAGGCCAATGTAACCAACCCTTTCATGGCTGCTATTCACCGGGCCCTGCTTCGTGAGAGGTGAAGAAGCATGAAATATTATTTATCAATATAAATTCCTACTTGCTGTAGCTTCTCATTCGCAGAAAAATCGCACCCTTTACCACTCCCCGCCTCAGGAACTCGTCTTGAAACGTCACCTCCCCGTCCGCCTCCTGCTGGTCGGCGCATGCAGCGCCATGCCTGTCGTTCATGCCGCCGACAACCTCACGCTGCCCGCGACCCAGATCGACAGCACGAGCGAAGCAGTAGATGGCGTAAGCCAGGGCTACGAAGGCAGGGCGGCATCCAGTACCACCAAACTGGGCCTGACCGATAAACAGACCCCTCAAAGCGTGACGACCATCACCCGGCAGGCGCTGGACGATTTCAAGATCACAGGTATCAAGGACGCACTGCGCGCAGCACCGTCGGTAACCGTCGAGCAAACCGAAACCGACCGTACCGAATTCACTTCGCGTGGCTTCGATATCAATACCTTCGAATACGACGGCACTGGCATGCCCTTCGTAAGCAGCACGCTGGTAGGCGACCAGGACCTGGCCGAATACGAGCAGATCGACGTGTTGCACGGCGCCAATGGTTTGATGAGCGGCGCCGGCAACCCGTCGGCCACGGTCAACTTCGTGCGTAAACGCCCGACCGACACCTTCCAGGCGCAGGTCGATACCAGCGTCGGCTCGTGGGACAGCCGCCGAATCGACGTCGATGTTGCCGGCCCGCTGACCGACAGCGGCAATGTGCGCGGCCGCTTCATCTACTCCCACGACAAGGGCAATTCGTGGATGGACCGCTACAGCCACGAGCGTAACGTTGCCGCAGGGCTGCTGGCAGTCGATGTGACCGACGCCGACACTGTGACCGTGGGCTTCTCCCAGCACAACAGTGACTCCAATGGCAGCACCTGGGGCAATCTGCCGCTGGTGGACAACGACGGCAATGCCATTCATTACAGCGGGCGCAGCAATAGCATCGGGCAGCCGTGGACCTACTGGAACCTGCACACCCAGCGAGCCTTCGTCGAACTGAAGCATGATTTCGGCAATGACTGGAACGCCACGCTCACGGCCACCGGGCAGCAGGAAAAGCAGAACACCAACATGCTTTATGTGGGGGGCGTCTCCGCGGATGTTGCCGACGCGTATGCCAACCACACCCGCAGCGAGGCGCACCAGTTGCTGGGCGAGGCCAAGGTGCAAGGCCCGTTCAGCCTGTTCGGTCGCGAGCACCAACTGACCTTCGGGGCCGCGTATGGGCGAACCCATCAGAAAGGCCAGGAGTATGACGAAGACCTGGAACATGGCAGTTTCTTCAACACTTCGTTCTCGGGCATCCTGGCGGGCAACACGCCAATGCCGTCGTTCGGCGTCACCAGTGAGGGCCTGGCGCAGAACTTCCAGGACACGCAGAAAAGCGTATTCGCCGGGGCACGTTTCAGCCTGGCGGATAACCTGCACTGGATAGCCGGTGCACGTATGCTCAGCGCCGACGGCAAGGGTGAGAGCTATGGTTCAGAACACTCCACGCGCGCCCATGGCAAAGTCACGCCGTACACTGGCCTGGTCTACGACCTGAACGCGGCATGGAGCGTCTACGGCAGCTGGACCAAAATCTACAACCCGCAGTACAACGTGGTCGGTACCGACGGCAAGCTGCTCGACCCTCTGGAGGGCAAGAGCATGGAAGTTGGCGTCAAAGGCAGCGTGATGGACGACCACCTGCACCTGACCGCTGCGCTGTTCAAGACCGAGCAGCGCAACGTGGCTGTGGATGCGGGTTTCGATGGGGTTCAGGAGGTTTACACGCCGGGCGACTTCAAGAGCCACGGCGTAGAGTTGCAAGCCTCCGGCGAAGTGGTGCCAGGGCTGGACATGCTCGCTGGCTACACCTATGTGCGCATTGACGATGACAACGGCGAGCGTGCGCGCAAATATGTGCCGACCCACAGCTTGCGCGGCATGGTCACCTACCGCTTGCCGACCCTGCCACAGATGAAGGTTGGCGCCCGTGTCAGCTGGCAGACTGGCGTCGAGAACGACACCAACAGCGCCATCCACCAGAACGCCTACGGCCTGGTTGACTTGATGACCAGCTACGACATCGACAGCAACTGGAGCACGTCGCTGAACCTGAACAACGTCACCGACCGCAAATACCTGCTGTCGCTGTACAACAATGCGACAACCGCCAGCTACGGTGCACCACGCAACCTGACGGCTTCGGTGACCTGGAAGTATTGAGCAGATCTCTGGTTTGGATGTTCGCCGCGACGCTTTCAGCGCCTGCGAGATGAAGCGCCGACCGCGCGGCGCATGCAGACAATTCTACGCCATGGCGCTGCGCAGGCGGGCCTTGCGCCAAACCAACCGCCCCAGCGTGATAGACCAATTGAGCAAGGAAATACCCAGCAGGATCAGCAGCATCATCGGTAACCCTTGATCGATGATCACTTTGCCGGCGAGCAGCGGAAACCCGAATACACCGACGAAATAAGAAAGGCTGAACAACAGCAGGGACTGGGTCGTTGTGCCTTCTGGCGCTTCGTTCGCTGCAAGGCCGTTGATCACCGAATAGGTCAGGCCATAACCGATACCCAGCACAATCGCCGCCAGTATGTATGCAAGGCTACCGGCGACAACAAACGTGAACATCAGCATGGATACAACGATCAGCCCCGACAGCAGGCAGGACATCCGGTAAGGGTCGCGCCTGACCACCAGCCCGGCGACAAACATGCGCCCGGCAATTGCAGCACTCATGAAGCCAATGAAGAACAGCGAGTAATCGAGTGCTTTTTCGTGGGCATAGCTCGTTTGAAAACTCGACAGCCCGCCAAAAATCGCACCGCCCAGGCCAACCATGAGGATCGGGAACAAGGCCCTTGAGCCCAGGACTTGTTGGGTAGCCTGCCAGGACAGCCTGGACACAGCAGCACTAAAGCGGTTGGGTAGTTGGCCCAACGCGGTCGCCATACGCCAGAACAAGGCCACGCCGATCAGGCTGGCCAGCGCCGCAACATAAAAAGTTGCCGTCACCGGCAGGCCCATCTGGCTTGCCAGGCGCCCGACCAGGGGCGCCGAGCCGATGCCGCTCATCATGCTGCCCGAGAGCAGCGCAAAGTACCGTGCGCGCTGTGCCGGCGGGACGATCATCGCCACGATGATCGGGCCCAAGGTGTAGAAAACGCCCCAGCCCACACCCAGCAGCAAGCCGAACATCATCATCAGGTACTGGTGGCTGGCACTTACGGCAAACCCGATGTTAGCAACGACCAGCGCCAGGCCGCACAGGGCAATCGAGCGTGCCGCACCGAGACGGTCCGACAAGTGCCCGGACACCAGCACGGCAGCAAATGTACTGAGCATGGCGGCGGAAATCACATGGCCGGCATCCTGCTCGTTGCCACCCTGCGTCCCCACCAGCAACGCCAGCAGAAAGGTC
This window harbors:
- a CDS encoding IclR family transcriptional regulator — its product is MNTLQSPADTEPESPGEKRSGTIQSVSIAARFLNVLANAENELSLGEVARRTGTGGSTAHRYLQSLVKEGLAKQDPASALYDLGPAALSIGIGALKRVDAVEIAAQHMKGLAQRHAASGGVAIWTDRGPTLVRWYRSAYFSINPLALGDILPIDNTACGLIFQAFLPKATIDAARKLQPAHFRGTPPSAKVLEQIRQHCWAELTSHLLSSVTGQAAPVFDAQQEIVCVMTTVTDLGQLRAPEDRQALFHEAGQVNQATGGRMLGAPAPVLPE
- a CDS encoding TonB-dependent receptor, with protein sequence MKYPAQRSISHGFGVLTLSTLLAAPHALAEQAPTAGSSQLVLSPVLVSGEKVERDLRNTASSVSVKSASELDSLKTGNASVHEVLNDVPNVIYTDTVGAPIIRGQDTQGPNNGANVFWGGTVPRATINLDGHYLNYNEMYFGAPSVWDVDSIEVYRGPQTTSQGANAIAGAIVVKTKDPTFDPEAAYQAEIGSYHSRRSSLAVSGPLTDNLAGRLALDYSARDTFIDYTNPSFASHNTDQDFRALNLRGKLLWLPAAVPGLGLKYTFTHGDSNRPTQEAASRPFHDLNHTGATMPSWHQQSNTHIVDVDYELDNGMKLFNQTQYSLSNVHRVIGVANGGDADIRQKNFSNESRITFGEQQDTLSGMAGLYLARTDSDEVLYYGGISDFDDTKRNLGVFGEVSYRLSDRWTLTTALRLQQDQIQRSGTSPFAANGLDYDKTFTALLPKVSLAYALTPQWTVGGMVSRGYNPGGVSLNLSSKRFEEFDDERMWNYELFARASLLDDRLHLNANLFYMDMQDAQYNIPVVLASGLTQSYTINAEKAHAYGFELSADYRVLDNLTLKASAGALQTRIDDIDANSSYAGNEFARSPGYTVSFGPSWDITDRLNLNAQVRHIDGYYSDVANTKSYAIDGYTVADARMSYRFSNQVQVYTYVKNVFDERTPTYMQTNRGIGGIEASMTEPRTLGVGIKGAF
- a CDS encoding NtaA/DmoA family FMN-dependent monooxygenase (This protein belongs to a clade of FMN-dependent monooxygenases, within a broader family of flavin-dependent oxidoreductases, the luciferase-like monooxygenase (LMM) family, some of whose members use coenzyme F420 rather than FMN.); this translates as MTFNKGLHIGMSLAPTWLSGEGWRRADSRVETLFGSDFAMDIARRSEAAHLDFVFRPDVSCVVADALESGSGFTSLDPTLLLAALTRETSRIGLVSTVSTTFFPPYLVARQLQSLNWLSQGRVGWNIVTALQGHENFGLAAMPSAEERYARAAEFTEVVQRLWRSFPQQALRIDRENGVYADPAQVQPINHQGDFLQVQGPLNLPEQGARIPLIQAGASDSGRDFAARVADIVFAPTPDQAAAADLRRDLSRRAQKHGREADDVRLLPGLSLYLAPTRQQARELFMETHARVDKARKYAAIEKMIGIDLANWPSDRRIHAADLPPLQLLPGASRTHVSLLRRLIERESLLPEELLMRPEVLSAAHWQVIGTVDDAVAEIADWAEAGVMDGFIAAPGGSFGSVYSFLDEVVPRLVERRLFRDRYHGATFAEHLQRY
- the sfnG gene encoding dimethyl sulfone monooxygenase SfnG; its protein translation is MSHTPIKFAYWVPNVSGGLVVSTIEQRTSWDIDYNRKLAQIAEKSGFDYALSQIRFTAGYGADNQHESVTISHALLAATEKLKVIAAILPGPWSPTLAAKQLASIDQFTNGRIAINVVSGWFKGEFHAIGEPWLDHDERYRRSEEFIRALKGIWTQDNFTFNGDFYRFRNYNLKPKPLQQPHPEIFQGGSSRAARDMAARVSDWYFTNGNSVEGIKAQVEDIRAKAAANGHSVKVGVNAFIIARDTEEDARAVLQEIIDKANPEAVRAFGQEVKHAGAASPEGEGNWAKSSFEDLVQYNDGFKTNLIGTPQQIAERIVALKAVGVDLILSGFLHFQEEVAYFGEHVLPLVRKLEAAQRVEKAVA
- a CDS encoding TonB-dependent siderophore receptor yields the protein MPVVHAADNLTLPATQIDSTSEAVDGVSQGYEGRAASSTTKLGLTDKQTPQSVTTITRQALDDFKITGIKDALRAAPSVTVEQTETDRTEFTSRGFDINTFEYDGTGMPFVSSTLVGDQDLAEYEQIDVLHGANGLMSGAGNPSATVNFVRKRPTDTFQAQVDTSVGSWDSRRIDVDVAGPLTDSGNVRGRFIYSHDKGNSWMDRYSHERNVAAGLLAVDVTDADTVTVGFSQHNSDSNGSTWGNLPLVDNDGNAIHYSGRSNSIGQPWTYWNLHTQRAFVELKHDFGNDWNATLTATGQQEKQNTNMLYVGGVSADVADAYANHTRSEAHQLLGEAKVQGPFSLFGREHQLTFGAAYGRTHQKGQEYDEDLEHGSFFNTSFSGILAGNTPMPSFGVTSEGLAQNFQDTQKSVFAGARFSLADNLHWIAGARMLSADGKGESYGSEHSTRAHGKVTPYTGLVYDLNAAWSVYGSWTKIYNPQYNVVGTDGKLLDPLEGKSMEVGVKGSVMDDHLHLTAALFKTEQRNVAVDAGFDGVQEVYTPGDFKSHGVELQASGEVVPGLDMLAGYTYVRIDDDNGERARKYVPTHSLRGMVTYRLPTLPQMKVGARVSWQTGVENDTNSAIHQNAYGLVDLMTSYDIDSNWSTSLNLNNVTDRKYLLSLYNNATTASYGAPRNLTASVTWKY
- a CDS encoding MFS transporter yields the protein MAVSKPLFSLFCFASYLLSLSYGSTFLLALLVGTQGGNEQDAGHVISAAMLSTFAAVLVSGHLSDRLGAARSIALCGLALVVANIGFAVSASHQYLMMMFGLLLGVGWGVFYTLGPIIVAMIVPPAQRARYFALLSGSMMSGIGSAPLVGRLASQMGLPVTATFYVAALASLIGVALFWRMATALGQLPNRFSAAVSRLSWQATQQVLGSRALFPILMVGLGGAIFGGLSSFQTSYAHEKALDYSLFFIGFMSAAIAGRMFVAGLVVRRDPYRMSCLLSGLIVVSMLMFTFVVAGSLAYILAAIVLGIGYGLTYSVINGLAANEAPEGTTTQSLLLFSLSYFVGVFGFPLLAGKVIIDQGLPMMLLILLGISLLNWSITLGRLVWRKARLRSAMA